Genomic segment of Sphingomicrobium marinum:
CTGGCGCCCTGGGTCGTATCGCGGCCTTCGTTGGGCGTTTGCGATGCGGGCACCCTATTGCGGGTCGGCGTGCGCACCACCGTCGCCTCAACCGGCGTGGCCTCGCTTTCGATATTCTCTTCGCTGGCGGCGCCTTCCTCACGCGGGGTCGCCTGGTCGGGATCGTCGATATCGACTTCGGGCGGTGGCGGCTCGGGCAACGCGATATCGAACGTGTCGAGCGGCGGATCCTTGGCGACCTCGTCCCCACCGACCGTACCGAAAAGCAGCGCCACCGCTGCCACCGCAGCATGCAGCAGCAGGACGAGCAAAAGCGTGCCGACACGCTGCGCAGGAGGTGTTTGTTCGCCGTAGGCCATGGGGGTCTAACGCGGTTCTGGCGCGACGGGTTCAGTCCAGAAGAGCTGGCAAGCCCTAGCGATCAGGACGCCGCGCGTCACAGCGCCTCCACGATAGTAGCGTTGGCGATGCCGCCGCCTTCGCACATCGTCTGCAATCCGAACCTCTCGCCGCGCGCGCGCAGCGCATGAATGAGCGTCGTCATCAGCTTGGTTCCCGTCGCCCCGAGCGGATGCCCCAGAGCGATCGCACCGCCATTGACGTTCAGTCTGTCAGGGTCGGCCTTGGTCTCCGCCAACCAGGCCAACGGCACCGACGCGAAGGCCTCGTTCACCTCGTAAAGATCGATATCGTCATGGCTGCGGCCCGATCGTTCGAGGATTTTGGCGGTCGCGGGCACCGGCTCCATCAGCATGATGACGGGGTCGCCCGCCGTGACGGCCAAGGCGTCGACACGCGCCAGCGGGGTCAGGCCATGCTCCTTGAGCGCGCGCTCCGAGACCACCATGACGCCCGACGCGCCATCGCAGATCTGGCTGGCATTGCCCGCCGTGATCACCCCGCCCTCGGTCAGCGGATCGAGTCCGGCGAGTCCCTCCATCAACGCGTTGGCGCGGATGCCTTCGTCCTTGTCATGGCGGATCGCATTGCCGTCCTTGTCCGCCCCGTCGAGGACGAGAATCTCGTCATCGAACGCGCCCGCCTCGGTGGCGGCGGTGGCTTTGCGATGGCTCTCGAGCGCGAAGGCATCCAGCTGCTCGCGCGAAAAATCGTACTGATCGGCAATCATCTGCGCGCCGGTGAATTGCGAGAATTCGGTTACGCCGAACCGGTCGAGGATCGCCTTGCTCCACGGGCCTTCGCCAAGCCCCGCCTTGGCGGGCAGGATGAACGGCGATCCCATGGGCACCCGCGTCATGCTTTCGACACCCGCTGCGATGACGACATCCTGCGTCCCGCTCATCACCGCCTGCGCGGCGAAGTGGAGCGACTGCTGCGAGCTGCCGCATTGCCGGTCGATCGTCACCGCGGGAACGCTTTGAGGAAGCTTGGAGGCGAGCACGCAACTGCGACCGACATGGAAACTTTGCTCGCCGACCTGGCTGACACAGCCGACAATGACGTCTTCGATCACCGCCGGATCGATTCCGCTGTCGGCGACCAGTGCGTCGAGGATGGCGCCGCCCAGGTCGACCGGGTGCCAACCGCGCAGCGCCCCGCCACGCTTGGCACCCGCGGTACGTTTGGCAGCGACGATAAAAGCGTGTGGCATCTATAGGCTCCTGCAAGTGGAGCGCCTGCGTTAGCGCGGTCGCGGGCCAGCCGACAACGGGGTTGGCTTCAGAATCAAAAAAGCCGCCCCGGCGGGACGGCCTTTTTGGCATGGCGGTGTGTGCTGACTAGTTCGCACTTTCCTCACAATTGGAATAGCTTTTCAAACGCCCACGGAAACGACGGCTTTTGGGTTATTAGATATGCCGTGCGAATGGCTGCAATGGGGTGGAAAGCGGACATTCGCGGGATCGCATGATCGAAGTCCGCTAGGTTTAGAAGCAGACCCGTGCCGGACGGATCAGGCAGGAAAATGAATTCCGCACAGTTTGTTGCCGTCGGGATCACGAAAATAGGCCAGTTCGATGGTGCCCATGGAGGCAGTTTCGCGCGGTCCGGGCGGAGCTTCGATCGAGGTTCCGCCAGCGGCAACGGCGGTATCGTGAAGCTGCTTCACCTGCTCGGGCGAGTCGCAGGAAAAGGCGACTGTACTGCCGTTGGCGACGCTTGCCGGTTCGTCGTTGATCGGCTGGCTGACGATGAAGTTGGTTCCGTCGCCGTTATTGTAGATCAGACGGGTGTGGCCGCTGTCGGCGATGTTCCGCGTCCCTTCCCCTGCACCCAAGGTGCCGAGCACCGTGTCGTAGAAGCGCTTGGATCGTTCAATATCGTTCGATCCGACCATGGTGTGAAAAAGCACATCTACTCTCCTGAAGGCTGATCGACTTCCGATCGCCATTAGCGGTCTCACCTAACAGGCACGTAACCTGCAGTCACCCCCGGCCCTCGGAATGTCCGCTATGGGGTCGGTAGCTGACTGTCCGCTTCCGGCTTCCGGAACCAGAAAGATGACATACAGTTGGCTAGCCGCCGGAAGCGGTTGCTATGTCAGTCTGGGGGCGGAAGAACAATACCGATATGACGCATCCTAAATTGCAGTAGAGGCCTTCGTGGACGCCGCTGGTAGAGATTGCATCGCCTCGAAAATTAAGTTCTGAGTCGAAGAAACATTTTATGCGAAAAGATTGGATGCTAGTCGGGCTAGTCGGAGCGTCAGGCGCTGGAAAAACATTGACCGCGCAAGACGATGTACAAGTTCCCTGATGAGGCGGAATTCGACCGTGAATTCACCGACTTGTTCCCTGAAGAAGCAGTTGCGCAGCTTCTACAAGGAACATGGCGGAGAGGGTGGGATTCGAACCCACGGTACCCTTGCGGGCACAACGGTTTTCGAGACCGCCCCGTTCGACCACTCCGGCACCTCTCCAACGCATGTCAGTGAGTTCAGGGCGGGTTAGCCCTTGGTCGGAGCGGGCCTCTAGCAGCGCTTGGACGGCTTGAAAAGGCCCTAGACGATAGCCCGTCTGGAACGGCCCGCCTCGCCGCCCATTTTTGTGGCATGACCGATTTTTCCAACGCTCTCGTCGTCGGTGCCCCGGGCGGCATCGGCGGCGCTATCGCGGACCGGCTGGAAAGCCAGGGCACGCGGGTCACGCGGCTGTCGCGATCCAGCAAGCCGCCGATCGATTTCGCCGACGAATCCAGCCTGTCAGCAGCGGCTCAAGCATTGAAGGCGAACGCCCCCTTCGATCTCGTGTTCGTGGCCACCGGCATCTTGCATAGCGACGATTTCGGGCCCGAAAAGAGTTGGAAGATGCTGGAGAAATTTCCGCTCGAGCAGGTGTTTCTTGTCAACACGATCGGCCCCATGCTGGCTGCGCGGCACTTGCTGCCGCTGATGCCGCGCAAGGGGCGCAGCGTCTTTGCTGTGCTTTCGGCGCGCGTCGGGTCGATTTCGGACAATCGGCTGGGCGGCTGGTACGGCTACCGCGCCTCCAAGGCCGCGCTCAACCAGTTCATCCGTACGCTATCGATCGAGCTTGGCCGCACGCACGAGGACCTTGTCGCCCTCGCGCTTCATCCCGGCACGGTCGATACCGACCTGTCCGGGCCGTTCCAGGGCAACGTGCCCCACGGCAAACTCTTTACCCCCGACTATAGCGCCGAAAAGCTGATTGCGGTGATGGCGGAGGCTACACCCGACGATAGCGGCAAGCATTATGATTGGGCGGGCGAAGAGGTGCTGCCCTAGTCGTTACATCTTGCGACAATGTCGCAGCCCCCTGACAAATTATCGCGACCTTTCGCCTGCATAAGGCATGCATTGGCGGCTCCCCCGCCGCCTGTTTGTGAAAGGAAAGCGTTTATGAAAAAGTTTCTCGTGATCGGCGTCGCTGCCGCCCTCTCCCTCCCTGCCATGGCTGTTGCCCAGCCTGGCGAGCGCGGCACGCGCGCCGATACCAATGGCGATGGCCTGATCCAGCTGAGCGAAGTCGAAGCGCAGGCGCAGCAGCGCTTCGCCCGGCTCGATGCTGACGGCAACGGTGCCATCACGCAGACCGAAGCCGCTGAAGCGCGCGAAAAGATGAAGGCCATGATGGCCGAACGACGCGCTGGCGGCGAAGGAAAGAATCGCGGCATGCGCGGCAAGCGCGGCATGCACGGCGGTGAAGGCGCGATGTTCGAACGCGCCGATGCCAATGGTGACGGCCAGCTGACGTTCGCCGAATTCAGCGCCCCGATGATGGAGCGATTTGCCAAGCATGACGCCAATGGCGACGGTGCGATCAGCGCCGAAGAACGTGCCGCAGCGCGCGAAGCCCGCAAAGCCGCGCGCGGTGCCCGCGGCCAGTAAGCGAAGCCCTCGCTCTGGCCCGACCGGAACGTGGGGGCTGGCATCGCCGGTCCCCATGTTTCATCAAGGATACCGATATGCGCCCGCACCTCCTCATCGTTGAAGACGAGCCCGCGATCCGCACTCCGCTCCAGCGCTACTTGGAGAAAGAGGGAATGCGCGTGACCGCGGTGGCCGACGCCGCCAAGGCGCGCGAGGCGCTGGCGGGCGGCGCGTTCGATGTCGCGGTGCTCGATATCATGATGCCGGGCGAAGACGGGCTTTCGCTTGCCCGCTCGATCCGCGCCGACGGCGCGCTGCCCATCCTGTTCCTTTCCGCCAAGGCTGAAGATATCGACCGCATCGTCGGGCTCGAAATGGGTGCTGACGATTATCTCACCAAGCCCTTCAATCCGCGCGAACTGCTCGCCCGGCTGAAGGCTATCCTGCGCCGCACCGGCGCCGACCGCGAAGACGAAAGAACCGAGACCGAGGTCTACCACTTCGAGAACTTTATCCTCGACGCCACGCGCCAGACGCTGCTGCATGACGGTCAGGAGGTCGAACTGACCAGCGGCGACTTCCGACTGTTGCTCGCGCTCGTCCAGCGCCCCGCGCGCGTCCTGTCGCGCGACCAGCTGCTCGACCTCACCAAGGGCCGCGAGGCCGGTCCCTTCGATCGTGCGATCGACAATGCGATCCTGCGGTTACGCAAGAAGTTGGGCGAGGAGGGCCCGCGCCTCATCCGCACCGTGCACGGCGCAGGCTATAGTTTCGCCGCCGAGGTGGAGCGCGCATGAAGCGGCTTACGCTTGCGACCCAGATTGCGCTGGTCTTCGCGCTTGCGCTCTTCCTGGCGCAGGCAATCAATTTCGTCTTTGCCGCCAAGAACCGGCAGAACCAGCTGGTAAACAGCGCCGCGCTGCCAGCCGCCGAGCGCCTGCTGACCGCAGCCAACAATGCCGACGCGCTGGAAAACCAGCCGATGATCCGGCGCATGGCGCGGCAGCGCCGCGTGGCCATCAGCGAGATTTCGCCGATTCCGGAGAGAGCCGAGCGACTGCCGAGCGCGGAAAGAGTGATCGGTGAAGCGCTTACTGCCGAGGGTCTGATTACCCGGCAGATCCGGGTCGTGACGCTGGACCCCGGCGGCCGTGATCGGCCGACATTGCTCGCCGCCGCGCAGCTCGAAGACGGTCGCTGGGTCTCGATCCGCGGCCGTGGCCCGCGCCCGCTCGGCCCGCTGCTGGGCGCGCTAATCCTGCAATATTTCGTCATCGGCCTGATCGTACTGTTGCCCACCCTCTGGCTGCTGCGGCGGACCAGCCGCTCGATGCGCCGCCTCACCAAGGCCGCCGAGAATTTCGATGGCACCAACGTCCCTGAGCCTGTCCCGGTCGAAGGCCCGCGCGACGTCCGCGCGCTGATCGCTGCCGTCAACGGCATGGAAACACGCATCGCCGACATGATGGGCGAAAAGGACGTGATGTTGGGCGCGATCGGCCATGACCTTCGCACCCCATTGACCGCGCTGCGGATCGAAGCGGAAACCGTGGAGGACGAGAGCCAGCGCGCCGCGCTGATCGACCAGATCGAAGCGCTGCATGCACAGTTCGAACAATTGCTCGACTTTGCCCGGCTCGGCCGTGCGGCCGGATCGACCGAGATCATCGCGCTCGACGATCTCGCCAAGGCCATTGTCGCCGACCACGCCGACCCGGCGCTCACGCTGGCCGCTAGCGAACCTGTCCGCGTGTCGGCGCAGCCCGGCCCGCTGCGCCGCGCGATCGACAATCTTGTCGGCAATGCGCTGCGCTACGGCGAGCGCGCCGAACTATCCGTTCGCGCCGATGGCGACAGCGCCATAATCGTCATTCGCGATCATGGTCCCGGCATCCCCGGCGACCAGAGCGAAGCCGCGATGCGCCCGTTCGAGCGGCTCGAAGCCTCGCGCAACCGGGGAACCGGCGGTCATGGCCTTGGCCTTGCCATCGTCGCCGCCGTTGCCCGCGCGCAAGGCGGCCGGCTTGAGCTCGACGATCCTGCAGAAGGCAGCGGCCTGGAAGCGCGCATCATACTTCCGCGCTTGTCCTGAGCGCCAGACGTCCTACATTGCATTGCACCATGTTGAGTAAAATTCCTTCCGCCAATTTTGCCATTGGCGATGTCGTGCGTCACCGAATTCTCGAATTTCGCGGCGTGATTTTCGATGTCGATCCCGAATTCGACAATACCGACGAATGGTACGAGGCAATTCCGGCCGATATCCGCCCGCACAAGCAGCAGCCTTTCTACCACTTGATGGCGGAAAACGAGGAGCAGACGTACATCGCCTATGTCAGCCAGCAGAACCTCGTGCTCGACGATGAGGAAGGCGAGGTCGACCACCCCGCAATTCCCACGTTGTTTACCGGCTTTTCGGATGGTCGCTATCAGTTGCGCCCCGAACGTCGCCACTAAGGCACCTTTCGCGTAAATTTCCGGTCACAAATGGTTGACTCGTCGCCAGCCTTTCCATAGGTGGCCCCATCCCCCGCGCGGACGAGGTCCGGCGCGGCCAATATTAATGAATTGAGAGAAGAGCCCATGTTCGCAGTCGTGCGCACCGGCGGTAAGCAATATCGCGTCGCCGAAGGAGATAAGATCGTAGTCGAGAAACTCGACGGTGAAGCTGGCGACAGCGTCGATCTGGATGATGTGCTGCTCGCGGGCGAAGGCTCGAAGCTGCAGTCGACCGACAAGATGGTCGTCGGCGCCAAGATCGTGGCCCAGGCCAAGGGCGAAAAAGTGACCGTCTTCAAGAAGAAGCGCCGTCACAACTATCGTCGCAAGCGCGGCCATCGCCAGCAGCACACCATCCTCGAGATCGTGTCGATCGGCGGTAAATCGTCTGGTAAGAAACCGGCTGCTAAGAAGGCCGAAACGAAGTCGGACGACAAGAAGCCGGCAGCGAAGCAGGCTCCCGCCAAGAAGGCGGCACCGAAGAAATCGACAAAGGATGCTGCACCTGCTAAGAAGGCGGCAACCAAGAAAACCACGGCCAAGAAGGCTCCTGCCAAGAAGCCCGCGGCCAAGAAGACCGAGAAGAAGTAACGATGGCACATAAAAAGGCTGGCGGCTCGTCCAAGAACGGTCGCGACTCAAATCCCAAGTATCTCGGCGTCAAGAAGTTTGGCGGGCAGCAGGTCGTTGCCGGCAACATTCTCGTGCGCCAGCGCGGTACCAAATTCTATCCGGGTACGAACGTCGGCCTCGGCCGCGATCACACCCTCTTTGCCCTTACGGACGGCCGCGTGTCGTTCAGGGACGGCAAACTCGGCCGCAAATTCGTGCACGTCGACATTATGCCGGAGGCGGCTGAATAATCGGGACTTGTCGCTAAAGGGCGGTCCCACCGGAGGGACGGTCCGACAAGTCTAGCAAGACTAAAAGGGAGAAGAGGCCGCCCCTCTTCTCCCTTTTTTTCGTTTGTCAGAAACTTCTCCCTGAATTGTCACCTGGGCCCCCTAGCGGGGCGGCAAGGAGAAGAATGATGTTCGCGGTTACCAAGCGTCTGCTGCTGCGCCCCGGCTGGTCCAACGATGCGCCCGCGATGGCGCGCGCCATCGCCGACGAGCAGATCGTGCGTAACCTTGCGCGCGCGCCATGGCCATACGGGCTCAAGGACGCGCAAAAGCATCTGGCGACAATGGCGTCAGCCAAGCTCCCCGTCATGCTGATCACCAAGCGCGATAATGCCGAGATCGTCGGCATCCTCGGCTTCGACCGCATGAAAAGCGGTGAGATAGAACTCGGCTACTGGATCGCCCGCAAGCACTGGAACCAGGGCTATGCGACCGAAGCCTGCCTCGCCGCGCTCGATATCGCCAAGACGCTAGGGTTCAACCAGATCGTCGCCGGCCACTTCACCGACAACCCGGCAAGCGGCCGCGTCCTGCGCAAGCTTGGCTTTGTTGCCACCGGCGAAAAGGCAATTCGCCACAGCTGCGGCCGCGGCGAAGAGGCCGAAGTGCTGATGTACGCGCTGGATCTGGCGGAGGGTGCCGGTCGGGTCGCGGCCTAAGCGCGCTGTTTGGTGATTTCTCAAGATATAGCGCTGGAACAATTTTGCACCTGAATCACGCATTTCACTGCCGTTAAGCTCGGTAACGGTAGTTGTCTCGAGTTGGTATGGAGAGCGTCATGTGTATTTCGAGCAAATTTTTCCTTGTTTTATTTGGTGTGACGGCTGGTTGCGCGGCGACAGCCCAAGAAGCAAACCCCTCGGGCGGAATGCCGGATTGGGTGTCTCAAGCGAAAATCGTTGCTGAAATGGAAGGTATCAGCGTCGGCGAAGCCGTTCGCCGTGCTCGACTACAAATTCTTGCTGACAGGCAAGCTGAGAAATTTGCGAATGATCCCGAATTTGCCGGAAGTTGGATAGAGCATGGCCGCAAAAATTTCCGGGTGAATTTCGCTTTCCGAGGCGGGGGCGCTAAGACCATTGCCGACCCCGAACTCAGCGCGGCGTCAAACATTGAAAACGTCCGCTACTCGATGAAGGAGATTCAAGACGAGCGTAGGCGACTTACAGCTTTGCTGGAATCGCTAGGAATTGACGTCGGTTTCGAGCTGATCGTTCAACGAAATCAGCTTATCCTATACCCAAGCGATCCTGTGGCGTTGAACAAATTGATCGCGGATGGTTCGGTTACGCCACGAGATTTCGTTACCGTGGCAGAGAAAGCCTTAGTGCGTAGGCCTGAAGCTGTTGTAAAAGGTGCAGGGGCTACTAATGGAACATTTGTCGACCCCGCAGATGGGTTTACGTACGGAAGCAACTGTTCTGCAGGGTTTGTTGTCCTCAGCGGCTCTACGCGTGGCATTTCTACGGCTGGCCATTGCGCCAAGTATGCTGGGCAAACGCAAACGCATCGCGGAGCGCAAATCGGAACGCGTATGGGACACAAAGAAGCCAACGGCTTGGATGTGGCGTGATTTCGGAATACATCGAATACGTATTTGAACAGGGTTCGATGGCAGAGCGGCACCTACTATTCCATAACAAACACTGCACCATTAAATCCAAGTGTTGGAAGCGCCGTGTGTATTATCAAGAGGGATCAGACCCAACAGTGCGCATACGTAAAGTCTAACAACATTTGGTTTGGCAGTGATGGGCCATATACTGCGGTCGATCGAGATGTAGCCATTAGTTCGGACAGCGGCTCTCCTTGGCTTTATGGTGGAGTTGCTTATGGGATTCACTCCGGTGACGCGGTCACCTCAGTGGGAACATTAGATTTCTTCACACAAGCTGCAAAGCTGCCCGAAATGGGAATCGCGATAGCGACAAATTGATGGCATAAACGGAACACGAAGTGCGCCGGAGCGCTAAGCCGCCCGGCGCACTTTCTTGCCCGTCGTATCGAACTTGGTGCCGACCGCCGCGTCATAATCGCGGATGAGCTGGCGGTCGTCCTCGTTCCACGGGTGGAAGCTTGGCAGGAAGTAGGCGATCCACGGCTTGATCCATTTGCGCACCATGCCGGGCGACAGGACGGCATATTTAAACATGTGCCATTTCGCCTTGGCACCGGTCAGCCCGTCCTGCCGCAGCAGTTCGAGCATCCCTTCCCAGC
This window contains:
- the hspQ gene encoding heat shock protein HspQ — protein: MLSKIPSANFAIGDVVRHRILEFRGVIFDVDPEFDNTDEWYEAIPADIRPHKQQPFYHLMAENEEQTYIAYVSQQNLVLDDEEGEVDHPAIPTLFTGFSDGRYQLRPERRH
- a CDS encoding VOC family protein; the encoded protein is MLFHTMVGSNDIERSKRFYDTVLGTLGAGEGTRNIADSGHTRLIYNNGDGTNFIVSQPINDEPASVANGSTVAFSCDSPEQVKQLHDTAVAAGGTSIEAPPGPRETASMGTIELAYFRDPDGNKLCGIHFPA
- a CDS encoding GNAT family N-acetyltransferase, with the translated sequence MMFAVTKRLLLRPGWSNDAPAMARAIADEQIVRNLARAPWPYGLKDAQKHLATMASAKLPVMLITKRDNAEIVGILGFDRMKSGEIELGYWIARKHWNQGYATEACLAALDIAKTLGFNQIVAGHFTDNPASGRVLRKLGFVATGEKAIRHSCGRGEEAEVLMYALDLAEGAGRVAA
- the rpmA gene encoding 50S ribosomal protein L27, coding for MAHKKAGGSSKNGRDSNPKYLGVKKFGGQQVVAGNILVRQRGTKFYPGTNVGLGRDHTLFALTDGRVSFRDGKLGRKFVHVDIMPEAAE
- a CDS encoding response regulator, with product MRPHLLIVEDEPAIRTPLQRYLEKEGMRVTAVADAAKAREALAGGAFDVAVLDIMMPGEDGLSLARSIRADGALPILFLSAKAEDIDRIVGLEMGADDYLTKPFNPRELLARLKAILRRTGADREDERTETEVYHFENFILDATRQTLLHDGQEVELTSGDFRLLLALVQRPARVLSRDQLLDLTKGREAGPFDRAIDNAILRLRKKLGEEGPRLIRTVHGAGYSFAAEVERA
- the rplU gene encoding 50S ribosomal protein L21 gives rise to the protein MFAVVRTGGKQYRVAEGDKIVVEKLDGEAGDSVDLDDVLLAGEGSKLQSTDKMVVGAKIVAQAKGEKVTVFKKKRRHNYRRKRGHRQQHTILEIVSIGGKSSGKKPAAKKAETKSDDKKPAAKQAPAKKAAPKKSTKDAAPAKKAATKKTTAKKAPAKKPAAKKTEKK
- a CDS encoding EF-hand domain-containing protein; its protein translation is MKKFLVIGVAAALSLPAMAVAQPGERGTRADTNGDGLIQLSEVEAQAQQRFARLDADGNGAITQTEAAEAREKMKAMMAERRAGGEGKNRGMRGKRGMHGGEGAMFERADANGDGQLTFAEFSAPMMERFAKHDANGDGAISAEERAAAREARKAARGARGQ
- a CDS encoding ATP-binding protein, whose product is MKRLTLATQIALVFALALFLAQAINFVFAAKNRQNQLVNSAALPAAERLLTAANNADALENQPMIRRMARQRRVAISEISPIPERAERLPSAERVIGEALTAEGLITRQIRVVTLDPGGRDRPTLLAAAQLEDGRWVSIRGRGPRPLGPLLGALILQYFVIGLIVLLPTLWLLRRTSRSMRRLTKAAENFDGTNVPEPVPVEGPRDVRALIAAVNGMETRIADMMGEKDVMLGAIGHDLRTPLTALRIEAETVEDESQRAALIDQIEALHAQFEQLLDFARLGRAAGSTEIIALDDLAKAIVADHADPALTLAASEPVRVSAQPGPLRRAIDNLVGNALRYGERAELSVRADGDSAIIVIRDHGPGIPGDQSEAAMRPFERLEASRNRGTGGHGLGLAIVAAVARAQGGRLELDDPAEGSGLEARIILPRLS
- a CDS encoding SDR family NAD(P)-dependent oxidoreductase — translated: MTDFSNALVVGAPGGIGGAIADRLESQGTRVTRLSRSSKPPIDFADESSLSAAAQALKANAPFDLVFVATGILHSDDFGPEKSWKMLEKFPLEQVFLVNTIGPMLAARHLLPLMPRKGRSVFAVLSARVGSISDNRLGGWYGYRASKAALNQFIRTLSIELGRTHEDLVALALHPGTVDTDLSGPFQGNVPHGKLFTPDYSAEKLIAVMAEATPDDSGKHYDWAGEEVLP
- a CDS encoding acetyl-CoA C-acetyltransferase encodes the protein MPHAFIVAAKRTAGAKRGGALRGWHPVDLGGAILDALVADSGIDPAVIEDVIVGCVSQVGEQSFHVGRSCVLASKLPQSVPAVTIDRQCGSSQQSLHFAAQAVMSGTQDVVIAAGVESMTRVPMGSPFILPAKAGLGEGPWSKAILDRFGVTEFSQFTGAQMIADQYDFSREQLDAFALESHRKATAATEAGAFDDEILVLDGADKDGNAIRHDKDEGIRANALMEGLAGLDPLTEGGVITAGNASQICDGASGVMVVSERALKEHGLTPLARVDALAVTAGDPVIMLMEPVPATAKILERSGRSHDDIDLYEVNEAFASVPLAWLAETKADPDRLNVNGGAIALGHPLGATGTKLMTTLIHALRARGERFGLQTMCEGGGIANATIVEAL